One Echeneis naucrates chromosome 1, fEcheNa1.1, whole genome shotgun sequence DNA segment encodes these proteins:
- the dnm2b gene encoding dynamin-2 isoform X1 — protein sequence MGNRGMEDLIPLINKLQDAFSSIGQSCNLDLPQIAVVGGQSAGKSSVLENFVGRDFLPRGSGIVTRRPLILQLVNSKAEYAEFLHCKGRKFVDFDEVRQEIEAETDRLTGSNKGISPIPINLRVYSPNVLNLTLIDLPGMTKVAVGDQPADIEHQIRDMLLQFITKESCLVLAVTPANTDLANSDALKIAKEVDPQGLRTIGVITKLDLMDEGTDARDILENKLLPLRRGYIGVVNRSQKDIDGKKDIRAALAAERKFFLSHPAYRHIAERMGTPHLQKTLNQQLTNHIRDTLPGLRSKLQSQLLSLEKEVEEYKNFRPDDPARKTKALLQMVQQFGVDFEKCIEGSGDQVDTSNLSGGAKINRIFHERFPFELVKMEFDEKELRKEISYAIKNIHGVRTGLFTPDLAFEAIVKKQIIKLKEPCVKCIDLVIQELINTVRQCTNKLGSYPRLREETERIVTTYIRERDSKTKDQVLLLIDIELSYINTNHEDFIGFANAQQRTAANATKKRVMPNQVIRRGWLTINISIMKGGSRDYWFVLTAESLSWYKDEEEKEKKYMLPLDNLKLRDVEKGFMSSKHVFAIFNTEQRNVYKDLRQIELACDTQEDVDSWKASFLRAGVYPEKDQPENEDAMNPSDTVSMDPQLERQVETIRNLVDSYIGIVNKSIRDLMPKTIMHLMINSAKDFIHSELLAYLYSAGDQGSLMEESAEQAQRRDEMLRMYHALKEALVIIGDISTTTISTPVPPPVDDTWIAKEPSPPASRPASATAVPPSRPPAVRGPTPGPPAPLNASPAFGVPPVPSRPGPPLGQTAYTADTNSVPLVPSRPARVPPALPPGIPSRRPPAAPNRPTVIRPSEPSLLD from the exons ATGGGAAACCGGGGGATGGAAGATCTCATCCCCCTCATTAACAAGCTCCAGGACGCGTTCAGCTCCATCGGCCAGAGCTGCAACTTGGACCTGCCGCAGATAGCGGTGGTCGGCGGCCAGAGCGCAGGGAAAAGCTCCGTGCTGGAGAATTTCGTCGGGAG AGACTTTTTGCCACGAGGATCTGGCATCGTCACCCGTCGTCCTCTCATCCTCCAGCTGGTTAACAGTAAAGCAG AGTATGCAGAGTTCCTGCATTGTAAGGGCCGCAAATTTGTGGACTTCGATGAGGTCCGTCAGGAGATTGAAGCAGAGACAGACCGTCTCACTGGATCCAACAAAGGCATCTCCCCCATCCCCATCAACCTCCGGGTCTATTCCCCGAATG TGTTGAATCTGACCCTGATCGACCTGCCGGGGATGACCAAAGTGGCTGTGGGAGACCAGCCTGCGGATATAGAGCACCAGATCAGAGACATGCTGCTCCAGTTCATCACCAAGGAGAGCTGTCTGGTCCTCGCTGTCACCCCGGCCAACACGGACTTGGCCAACTCTGACGCCCTAAAAATAGCCAAGGAAGTGGATCCTCAGG GCCTAAGGACAATTGGCGTGATCACCAAGCTGGACCTGATGGACGAAGGGACAGATGCACGGGACATCCTCGAAAACAAACTGCTGCCACTGCGCAGAG GCTACATCGGGGTGGTGAACCGCAGTCAAAAGGACATTGATGGGAAAAAAGACATCCGTGCTGCTTTGGCTGCTGAGAGGAAGTTCTTCCTGTCCCATCCTGCTTACAGGCACATTGCTGAGCGCATGGGCACACCACACCTGCAGAAGACCCTCAATCAG CAACTTACCAACCACATCCGTGACACGTTGCCAGGATTACGCAGCAAGCTGCAAAGCCAACTGTTGTCGCTGgagaaagaggtggaggagtACAAGAACTTCCGACCTGACGACCCTGCGCGGAAGACCAAGGCCTTACTTCA GATGGTGCAGCAGTTTGGCGTTGACTTTGAGAAGTGCATTGAGGGGTCTGGAGATCAGGTAGACACCTCCAACCTGTCAGGTGGAGCCAAGATCAACCGTATCTTTCACGAGCGCTTTCCCTTCGAGCTGGTGAAG ATGGAGTTTGATGAGAAGGAGCTAAGGAAAGAGATCAGCTATGCCATCAAGAACATCCATGGAGTCAG GACAGGCCTGTTCACCCCAGACCTGGCATTTGAGGCCATTGTGAAAAAGCAGATCATTAAGCTGAAAGAGCCCTGTGTGAAATGCATCGACCTGGTCATCCAGGAACTCATCAACACAGTCAGACAGTGCACTAATAAG CTCGGGTCGTATCCTCGATTgagggaagagacagagagaatcGTCACCACCTACATCAGAGAGCGAGACAGCAAGACCAAAGaccag GTGCTGCTCTTGATTGACATTGAGCTCTCCTACATCAACACTAACCATGAGGACTTCATTGGATTTGCCAA TGCCCAGCAAAGGACTGCTGCTAACGCTACCAAGAAGAGAGTCATGCCCAATCAG GTGATCCGCAGAGGCTGGCTCACCATCAATATCAGCATCATGAAGGGCGGATCCAGGGACTACTGGTTTGTCCTAACTGCTGAGTCTCTTTCCTGGTACAAAGATGAGGAA gagaaagagaagaagtacATGCTGCCTCTGGACAACCTGAAGCTGAGAGATGTGGAGAAAGGCTTCATGTCCAGCAAACACGTCTTTGCCATTTTCAATACGGAGCAGAG GAATGTGTACAAAGACCTGCGCCAGATCGAActggcatgtgacactcaggaGGATGTTGACAGCTGGAAGGCTTCGTTCCTCCGGGCTGGTGTTTACCCAGAGAAAGACCAG CCTGAGAATGAAGATGCGATGAATCCCAGCGACACCGTGTCCATGGACCCGCAGCTGGAGCGCCAAGTGGAGACCATCCGCAACCTTGTGGACTCCTACATCGGCATTGTCAACAAGTCCATCAGAGACCTCATGCCCAAGACCATCATGCACCTCATGATCAACAGT GCAAAGGACTTCATCCACTCTGAGCTGCTAGCCTACCTGTACTCCGCTGGAGACCAGGGCAGCTTGATGGAGGAGTCGGCAGAGCAGGCGCAGAGGAGAGACGAGATGCTGAGGATGTACCATGCTCTGAAGGAGGCCCTGGTCATCATCGGAGACATAAGCACCACCACCATTTCTACCCCTGTGCCTCCCCCAGTAGATGATACCTGGATAGCCAAGGAGCCAAG TCCACCAGCATCCCGCCCAGCCTCAGCAACAGCGGTCCCTCCCAGTCGGCCCCCAGCGGTGAGGGGGCCCACCCCTGGCCCCCCGGCCCCCCTCAACGCCTCACCGGCCTTTGGGGTACCGCCTGTGCCCTCGCGGCCGGGCCCTCCGCTGGGACAAACCGCTTACACTGCCGATACCAACTCAGTGCCTCTTGTCCCTTCAAGACCAGCCCGTGTGCCTCCAGCACTGCCGCCGGGGATCCCCAG CAGAAGACCCCCAGCTGCTCCCAACCGACCCACTGTCATACGTCCTTCAGAGCCCTCCCTGCTTGACTAG
- the dnm2b gene encoding dynamin-2 isoform X6 produces MGNRGMEDLIPLINKLQDAFSSIGQSCNLDLPQIAVVGGQSAGKSSVLENFVGRDFLPRGSGIVTRRPLILQLVNSKAEYAEFLHCKGRKFVDFDEVRQEIEAETDRLTGSNKGISPIPINLRVYSPNVLNLTLIDLPGMTKVAVGDQPADIEHQIRDMLLQFITKESCLVLAVTPANTDLANSDALKIAKEVDPQGLRTIGVITKLDLMDEGTDARDILENKLLPLRRGYIGVVNRSQKDIDGKKDIRAALAAERKFFLSHPAYRHIAERMGTPHLQKTLNQQLTNHIRDTLPGLRSKLQSQLLSLEKEVEEYKNFRPDDPARKTKALLQMVQQFGVDFEKCIEGSGDQVDTSNLSGGAKINRIFHERFPFELVKMEFDEKELRKEISYAIKNIHGVRTGLFTPDLAFEAIVKKQVIKLKDPCLKCVDLVVTELVALIRKCTEKLGSYPRLREETERIVTTYIRERDSKTKDQVLLLIDIELSYINTNHEDFIGFANAQQRTAANATKKRVMPNQGEILVIRRGWLTINISIMKGGSRDYWFVLTAESLSWYKDEEEKEKKYMLPLDNLKLRDVEKGFMSSKHVFAIFNTEQRNVYKDLRQIELACDTQEDVDSWKASFLRAGVYPEKDQPENEDAMNPSDTVSMDPQLERQVETIRNLVDSYIGIVNKSIRDLMPKTIMHLMINSAKDFIHSELLAYLYSAGDQGSLMEESAEQAQRRDEMLRMYHALKEALVIIGDISTTTISTPVPPPVDDTWIAKEPSPPASRPASATAVPPSRPPAVRGPTPGPPAPLNASPAFGVPPVPSRPGPPLGQTAYTADTNSVPLVPSRPARVPPALPPGIPSRRPPAAPNRPTVIRPSEPSLLD; encoded by the exons ATGGGAAACCGGGGGATGGAAGATCTCATCCCCCTCATTAACAAGCTCCAGGACGCGTTCAGCTCCATCGGCCAGAGCTGCAACTTGGACCTGCCGCAGATAGCGGTGGTCGGCGGCCAGAGCGCAGGGAAAAGCTCCGTGCTGGAGAATTTCGTCGGGAG AGACTTTTTGCCACGAGGATCTGGCATCGTCACCCGTCGTCCTCTCATCCTCCAGCTGGTTAACAGTAAAGCAG AGTATGCAGAGTTCCTGCATTGTAAGGGCCGCAAATTTGTGGACTTCGATGAGGTCCGTCAGGAGATTGAAGCAGAGACAGACCGTCTCACTGGATCCAACAAAGGCATCTCCCCCATCCCCATCAACCTCCGGGTCTATTCCCCGAATG TGTTGAATCTGACCCTGATCGACCTGCCGGGGATGACCAAAGTGGCTGTGGGAGACCAGCCTGCGGATATAGAGCACCAGATCAGAGACATGCTGCTCCAGTTCATCACCAAGGAGAGCTGTCTGGTCCTCGCTGTCACCCCGGCCAACACGGACTTGGCCAACTCTGACGCCCTAAAAATAGCCAAGGAAGTGGATCCTCAGG GCCTAAGGACAATTGGCGTGATCACCAAGCTGGACCTGATGGACGAAGGGACAGATGCACGGGACATCCTCGAAAACAAACTGCTGCCACTGCGCAGAG GCTACATCGGGGTGGTGAACCGCAGTCAAAAGGACATTGATGGGAAAAAAGACATCCGTGCTGCTTTGGCTGCTGAGAGGAAGTTCTTCCTGTCCCATCCTGCTTACAGGCACATTGCTGAGCGCATGGGCACACCACACCTGCAGAAGACCCTCAATCAG CAACTTACCAACCACATCCGTGACACGTTGCCAGGATTACGCAGCAAGCTGCAAAGCCAACTGTTGTCGCTGgagaaagaggtggaggagtACAAGAACTTCCGACCTGACGACCCTGCGCGGAAGACCAAGGCCTTACTTCA GATGGTGCAGCAGTTTGGCGTTGACTTTGAGAAGTGCATTGAGGGGTCTGGAGATCAGGTAGACACCTCCAACCTGTCAGGTGGAGCCAAGATCAACCGTATCTTTCACGAGCGCTTTCCCTTCGAGCTGGTGAAG ATGGAGTTTGATGAGAAGGAGCTAAGGAAAGAGATCAGCTATGCCATCAAGAACATCCATGGAGTCAG GACAGGCCTGTTCACCCCTGACTTGGCGTTTGAGGCTATAGTGAAAAAGCAGGTCATTAAGCTGAAAGACCCCTGTCTGAAATGCGTTGACCTCGTCGTCACCGAGCTTGTCGCCCTGATCAGGAAGTGCACTGAAAAG CTCGGGTCGTATCCTCGATTgagggaagagacagagagaatcGTCACCACCTACATCAGAGAGCGAGACAGCAAGACCAAAGaccag GTGCTGCTCTTGATTGACATTGAGCTCTCCTACATCAACACTAACCATGAGGACTTCATTGGATTTGCCAA TGCCCAGCAAAGGACTGCTGCTAACGCTACCAAGAAGAGAGTCATGCCCAATCAG GGAGAGATTCTT GTGATCCGCAGAGGCTGGCTCACCATCAATATCAGCATCATGAAGGGCGGATCCAGGGACTACTGGTTTGTCCTAACTGCTGAGTCTCTTTCCTGGTACAAAGATGAGGAA gagaaagagaagaagtacATGCTGCCTCTGGACAACCTGAAGCTGAGAGATGTGGAGAAAGGCTTCATGTCCAGCAAACACGTCTTTGCCATTTTCAATACGGAGCAGAG GAATGTGTACAAAGACCTGCGCCAGATCGAActggcatgtgacactcaggaGGATGTTGACAGCTGGAAGGCTTCGTTCCTCCGGGCTGGTGTTTACCCAGAGAAAGACCAG CCTGAGAATGAAGATGCGATGAATCCCAGCGACACCGTGTCCATGGACCCGCAGCTGGAGCGCCAAGTGGAGACCATCCGCAACCTTGTGGACTCCTACATCGGCATTGTCAACAAGTCCATCAGAGACCTCATGCCCAAGACCATCATGCACCTCATGATCAACAGT GCAAAGGACTTCATCCACTCTGAGCTGCTAGCCTACCTGTACTCCGCTGGAGACCAGGGCAGCTTGATGGAGGAGTCGGCAGAGCAGGCGCAGAGGAGAGACGAGATGCTGAGGATGTACCATGCTCTGAAGGAGGCCCTGGTCATCATCGGAGACATAAGCACCACCACCATTTCTACCCCTGTGCCTCCCCCAGTAGATGATACCTGGATAGCCAAGGAGCCAAG TCCACCAGCATCCCGCCCAGCCTCAGCAACAGCGGTCCCTCCCAGTCGGCCCCCAGCGGTGAGGGGGCCCACCCCTGGCCCCCCGGCCCCCCTCAACGCCTCACCGGCCTTTGGGGTACCGCCTGTGCCCTCGCGGCCGGGCCCTCCGCTGGGACAAACCGCTTACACTGCCGATACCAACTCAGTGCCTCTTGTCCCTTCAAGACCAGCCCGTGTGCCTCCAGCACTGCCGCCGGGGATCCCCAG CAGAAGACCCCCAGCTGCTCCCAACCGACCCACTGTCATACGTCCTTCAGAGCCCTCCCTGCTTGACTAG
- the dnm2b gene encoding dynamin-2 isoform X3 — protein sequence MGNRGMEDLIPLINKLQDAFSSIGQSCNLDLPQIAVVGGQSAGKSSVLENFVGRDFLPRGSGIVTRRPLILQLVNSKAEYAEFLHCKGRKFVDFDEVRQEIEAETDRLTGSNKGISPIPINLRVYSPNVLNLTLIDLPGMTKVAVGDQPADIEHQIRDMLLQFITKESCLVLAVTPANTDLANSDALKIAKEVDPQGLRTIGVITKLDLMDEGTDARDILENKLLPLRRGYIGVVNRSQKDIDGKKDIRAALAAERKFFLSHPAYRHIAERMGTPHLQKTLNQQLTNHIRDTLPGLRSKLQSQLLSLEKEVEEYKNFRPDDPARKTKALLQMVQQFGVDFEKCIEGSGDQVDTSNLSGGAKINRIFHERFPFELVKMEFDEKELRKEISYAIKNIHGVRTGLFTPDLAFEAIVKKQIIKLKEPCVKCIDLVIQELINTVRQCTNKLGSYPRLREETERIVTTYIRERDSKTKDQVLLLIDIELSYINTNHEDFIGFANAQQRTAANATKKRVMPNQGEILVIRRGWLTINISIMKGGSRDYWFVLTAESLSWYKDEEEKEKKYMLPLDNLKLRDVEKGFMSSKHVFAIFNTEQRNVYKDLRQIELACDTQEDVDSWKASFLRAGVYPEKDQPENEDAMNPSDTVSMDPQLERQVETIRNLVDSYIGIVNKSIRDLMPKTIMHLMINSAKDFIHSELLAYLYSAGDQGSLMEESAEQAQRRDEMLRMYHALKEALVIIGDISTTTISTPVPPPVDDTWIAKEPSPPASRPASATAVPPSRPPAVRGPTPGPPAPLNASPAFGVPPVPSRPGPPLGQTAYTADTNSVPLVPSRPARVPPALPPGIPSRRPPAAPNRPTVIRPSEPSLLD from the exons ATGGGAAACCGGGGGATGGAAGATCTCATCCCCCTCATTAACAAGCTCCAGGACGCGTTCAGCTCCATCGGCCAGAGCTGCAACTTGGACCTGCCGCAGATAGCGGTGGTCGGCGGCCAGAGCGCAGGGAAAAGCTCCGTGCTGGAGAATTTCGTCGGGAG AGACTTTTTGCCACGAGGATCTGGCATCGTCACCCGTCGTCCTCTCATCCTCCAGCTGGTTAACAGTAAAGCAG AGTATGCAGAGTTCCTGCATTGTAAGGGCCGCAAATTTGTGGACTTCGATGAGGTCCGTCAGGAGATTGAAGCAGAGACAGACCGTCTCACTGGATCCAACAAAGGCATCTCCCCCATCCCCATCAACCTCCGGGTCTATTCCCCGAATG TGTTGAATCTGACCCTGATCGACCTGCCGGGGATGACCAAAGTGGCTGTGGGAGACCAGCCTGCGGATATAGAGCACCAGATCAGAGACATGCTGCTCCAGTTCATCACCAAGGAGAGCTGTCTGGTCCTCGCTGTCACCCCGGCCAACACGGACTTGGCCAACTCTGACGCCCTAAAAATAGCCAAGGAAGTGGATCCTCAGG GCCTAAGGACAATTGGCGTGATCACCAAGCTGGACCTGATGGACGAAGGGACAGATGCACGGGACATCCTCGAAAACAAACTGCTGCCACTGCGCAGAG GCTACATCGGGGTGGTGAACCGCAGTCAAAAGGACATTGATGGGAAAAAAGACATCCGTGCTGCTTTGGCTGCTGAGAGGAAGTTCTTCCTGTCCCATCCTGCTTACAGGCACATTGCTGAGCGCATGGGCACACCACACCTGCAGAAGACCCTCAATCAG CAACTTACCAACCACATCCGTGACACGTTGCCAGGATTACGCAGCAAGCTGCAAAGCCAACTGTTGTCGCTGgagaaagaggtggaggagtACAAGAACTTCCGACCTGACGACCCTGCGCGGAAGACCAAGGCCTTACTTCA GATGGTGCAGCAGTTTGGCGTTGACTTTGAGAAGTGCATTGAGGGGTCTGGAGATCAGGTAGACACCTCCAACCTGTCAGGTGGAGCCAAGATCAACCGTATCTTTCACGAGCGCTTTCCCTTCGAGCTGGTGAAG ATGGAGTTTGATGAGAAGGAGCTAAGGAAAGAGATCAGCTATGCCATCAAGAACATCCATGGAGTCAG GACAGGCCTGTTCACCCCAGACCTGGCATTTGAGGCCATTGTGAAAAAGCAGATCATTAAGCTGAAAGAGCCCTGTGTGAAATGCATCGACCTGGTCATCCAGGAACTCATCAACACAGTCAGACAGTGCACTAATAAG CTCGGGTCGTATCCTCGATTgagggaagagacagagagaatcGTCACCACCTACATCAGAGAGCGAGACAGCAAGACCAAAGaccag GTGCTGCTCTTGATTGACATTGAGCTCTCCTACATCAACACTAACCATGAGGACTTCATTGGATTTGCCAA TGCCCAGCAAAGGACTGCTGCTAACGCTACCAAGAAGAGAGTCATGCCCAATCAG GGAGAGATTCTT GTGATCCGCAGAGGCTGGCTCACCATCAATATCAGCATCATGAAGGGCGGATCCAGGGACTACTGGTTTGTCCTAACTGCTGAGTCTCTTTCCTGGTACAAAGATGAGGAA gagaaagagaagaagtacATGCTGCCTCTGGACAACCTGAAGCTGAGAGATGTGGAGAAAGGCTTCATGTCCAGCAAACACGTCTTTGCCATTTTCAATACGGAGCAGAG GAATGTGTACAAAGACCTGCGCCAGATCGAActggcatgtgacactcaggaGGATGTTGACAGCTGGAAGGCTTCGTTCCTCCGGGCTGGTGTTTACCCAGAGAAAGACCAG CCTGAGAATGAAGATGCGATGAATCCCAGCGACACCGTGTCCATGGACCCGCAGCTGGAGCGCCAAGTGGAGACCATCCGCAACCTTGTGGACTCCTACATCGGCATTGTCAACAAGTCCATCAGAGACCTCATGCCCAAGACCATCATGCACCTCATGATCAACAGT GCAAAGGACTTCATCCACTCTGAGCTGCTAGCCTACCTGTACTCCGCTGGAGACCAGGGCAGCTTGATGGAGGAGTCGGCAGAGCAGGCGCAGAGGAGAGACGAGATGCTGAGGATGTACCATGCTCTGAAGGAGGCCCTGGTCATCATCGGAGACATAAGCACCACCACCATTTCTACCCCTGTGCCTCCCCCAGTAGATGATACCTGGATAGCCAAGGAGCCAAG TCCACCAGCATCCCGCCCAGCCTCAGCAACAGCGGTCCCTCCCAGTCGGCCCCCAGCGGTGAGGGGGCCCACCCCTGGCCCCCCGGCCCCCCTCAACGCCTCACCGGCCTTTGGGGTACCGCCTGTGCCCTCGCGGCCGGGCCCTCCGCTGGGACAAACCGCTTACACTGCCGATACCAACTCAGTGCCTCTTGTCCCTTCAAGACCAGCCCGTGTGCCTCCAGCACTGCCGCCGGGGATCCCCAG CAGAAGACCCCCAGCTGCTCCCAACCGACCCACTGTCATACGTCCTTCAGAGCCCTCCCTGCTTGACTAG
- the dnm2b gene encoding dynamin-2 isoform X5 gives MPDQTPCRRPFIIPLTFPPTIPPSIFRQTVSQPQHTELHFLRDFLPRGSGIVTRRPLILQLVNSKAEYAEFLHCKGRKFVDFDEVRQEIEAETDRLTGSNKGISPIPINLRVYSPNVLNLTLIDLPGMTKVAVGDQPADIEHQIRDMLLQFITKESCLVLAVTPANTDLANSDALKIAKEVDPQGLRTIGVITKLDLMDEGTDARDILENKLLPLRRGYIGVVNRSQKDIDGKKDIRAALAAERKFFLSHPAYRHIAERMGTPHLQKTLNQQLTNHIRDTLPGLRSKLQSQLLSLEKEVEEYKNFRPDDPARKTKALLQMVQQFGVDFEKCIEGSGDQVDTSNLSGGAKINRIFHERFPFELVKMEFDEKELRKEISYAIKNIHGVRTGLFTPDLAFEAIVKKQIIKLKEPCVKCIDLVIQELINTVRQCTNKLGSYPRLREETERIVTTYIRERDSKTKDQVLLLIDIELSYINTNHEDFIGFANAQQRTAANATKKRVMPNQVIRRGWLTINISIMKGGSRDYWFVLTAESLSWYKDEEEKEKKYMLPLDNLKLRDVEKGFMSSKHVFAIFNTEQRNVYKDLRQIELACDTQEDVDSWKASFLRAGVYPEKDQPENEDAMNPSDTVSMDPQLERQVETIRNLVDSYIGIVNKSIRDLMPKTIMHLMINSAKDFIHSELLAYLYSAGDQGSLMEESAEQAQRRDEMLRMYHALKEALVIIGDISTTTISTPVPPPVDDTWIAKEPSPPASRPASATAVPPSRPPAVRGPTPGPPAPLNASPAFGVPPVPSRPGPPLGQTAYTADTNSVPLVPSRPARVPPALPPGIPSRRPPAAPNRPTVIRPSEPSLLD, from the exons GCCGCCGTCCGTTTATTATTCCATTGACCTTCCCACCGACTATTCCACCATCAATTTTCAGGCAGACTGTGTCCCAGCCTCAACACACAGAGCTCCACTTTCTGAG AGACTTTTTGCCACGAGGATCTGGCATCGTCACCCGTCGTCCTCTCATCCTCCAGCTGGTTAACAGTAAAGCAG AGTATGCAGAGTTCCTGCATTGTAAGGGCCGCAAATTTGTGGACTTCGATGAGGTCCGTCAGGAGATTGAAGCAGAGACAGACCGTCTCACTGGATCCAACAAAGGCATCTCCCCCATCCCCATCAACCTCCGGGTCTATTCCCCGAATG TGTTGAATCTGACCCTGATCGACCTGCCGGGGATGACCAAAGTGGCTGTGGGAGACCAGCCTGCGGATATAGAGCACCAGATCAGAGACATGCTGCTCCAGTTCATCACCAAGGAGAGCTGTCTGGTCCTCGCTGTCACCCCGGCCAACACGGACTTGGCCAACTCTGACGCCCTAAAAATAGCCAAGGAAGTGGATCCTCAGG GCCTAAGGACAATTGGCGTGATCACCAAGCTGGACCTGATGGACGAAGGGACAGATGCACGGGACATCCTCGAAAACAAACTGCTGCCACTGCGCAGAG GCTACATCGGGGTGGTGAACCGCAGTCAAAAGGACATTGATGGGAAAAAAGACATCCGTGCTGCTTTGGCTGCTGAGAGGAAGTTCTTCCTGTCCCATCCTGCTTACAGGCACATTGCTGAGCGCATGGGCACACCACACCTGCAGAAGACCCTCAATCAG CAACTTACCAACCACATCCGTGACACGTTGCCAGGATTACGCAGCAAGCTGCAAAGCCAACTGTTGTCGCTGgagaaagaggtggaggagtACAAGAACTTCCGACCTGACGACCCTGCGCGGAAGACCAAGGCCTTACTTCA GATGGTGCAGCAGTTTGGCGTTGACTTTGAGAAGTGCATTGAGGGGTCTGGAGATCAGGTAGACACCTCCAACCTGTCAGGTGGAGCCAAGATCAACCGTATCTTTCACGAGCGCTTTCCCTTCGAGCTGGTGAAG ATGGAGTTTGATGAGAAGGAGCTAAGGAAAGAGATCAGCTATGCCATCAAGAACATCCATGGAGTCAG GACAGGCCTGTTCACCCCAGACCTGGCATTTGAGGCCATTGTGAAAAAGCAGATCATTAAGCTGAAAGAGCCCTGTGTGAAATGCATCGACCTGGTCATCCAGGAACTCATCAACACAGTCAGACAGTGCACTAATAAG CTCGGGTCGTATCCTCGATTgagggaagagacagagagaatcGTCACCACCTACATCAGAGAGCGAGACAGCAAGACCAAAGaccag GTGCTGCTCTTGATTGACATTGAGCTCTCCTACATCAACACTAACCATGAGGACTTCATTGGATTTGCCAA TGCCCAGCAAAGGACTGCTGCTAACGCTACCAAGAAGAGAGTCATGCCCAATCAG GTGATCCGCAGAGGCTGGCTCACCATCAATATCAGCATCATGAAGGGCGGATCCAGGGACTACTGGTTTGTCCTAACTGCTGAGTCTCTTTCCTGGTACAAAGATGAGGAA gagaaagagaagaagtacATGCTGCCTCTGGACAACCTGAAGCTGAGAGATGTGGAGAAAGGCTTCATGTCCAGCAAACACGTCTTTGCCATTTTCAATACGGAGCAGAG GAATGTGTACAAAGACCTGCGCCAGATCGAActggcatgtgacactcaggaGGATGTTGACAGCTGGAAGGCTTCGTTCCTCCGGGCTGGTGTTTACCCAGAGAAAGACCAG CCTGAGAATGAAGATGCGATGAATCCCAGCGACACCGTGTCCATGGACCCGCAGCTGGAGCGCCAAGTGGAGACCATCCGCAACCTTGTGGACTCCTACATCGGCATTGTCAACAAGTCCATCAGAGACCTCATGCCCAAGACCATCATGCACCTCATGATCAACAGT GCAAAGGACTTCATCCACTCTGAGCTGCTAGCCTACCTGTACTCCGCTGGAGACCAGGGCAGCTTGATGGAGGAGTCGGCAGAGCAGGCGCAGAGGAGAGACGAGATGCTGAGGATGTACCATGCTCTGAAGGAGGCCCTGGTCATCATCGGAGACATAAGCACCACCACCATTTCTACCCCTGTGCCTCCCCCAGTAGATGATACCTGGATAGCCAAGGAGCCAAG TCCACCAGCATCCCGCCCAGCCTCAGCAACAGCGGTCCCTCCCAGTCGGCCCCCAGCGGTGAGGGGGCCCACCCCTGGCCCCCCGGCCCCCCTCAACGCCTCACCGGCCTTTGGGGTACCGCCTGTGCCCTCGCGGCCGGGCCCTCCGCTGGGACAAACCGCTTACACTGCCGATACCAACTCAGTGCCTCTTGTCCCTTCAAGACCAGCCCGTGTGCCTCCAGCACTGCCGCCGGGGATCCCCAG CAGAAGACCCCCAGCTGCTCCCAACCGACCCACTGTCATACGTCCTTCAGAGCCCTCCCTGCTTGACTAG